A genomic region of Arachis stenosperma cultivar V10309 chromosome 9, arast.V10309.gnm1.PFL2, whole genome shotgun sequence contains the following coding sequences:
- the LOC130949931 gene encoding zinc finger BED domain-containing protein RICESLEEPER 2-like, translated as MAAVPVPAGTRPAPTRSGRLFSSPLQDHSVAALVQINQCLPSNLRQFRESFKPPVPVAPPPLSSSSRLCHLRKSQLVESSNSSQHRSSLCHLRYLRSTLSSRVRPIFAPSSPCIHNLRRRYRRLQLRRLRTLPAPGVFPGSQGFFSALRAHRTRPGPPSCFPNRGFIRKVVSRDIPSSTLISLSIIKAVKFLNVNLIMEALDFGLFKNYYQLKLNYKVFSNYFMASNAREDTQSNSVAPNDNEVEVQSNANPTSETPQATDNVSTPEGSTPNEGDNKTHVKSAYWEYFDRLKVEGEWKAKCKFCKTVLSANPRNGTKSLRNHVDRYCKRIKVANSRQSSIVESLSKQSQKQKLSEDGFVFDPSFTRKCVAEMIILHEYPMSCVDHHGLRRAFASMQPTFKMPSQNTIRKDILKMYGDEKQKLTLQLDENDSRVAITTDMWTSNQEKGYMVVTAHYIDTSWKLHMRILSFCYVPCPHTSEVLTETLMKILLEWNIDRKLSTITLDNCSTNDAMIDGLLGRLDSSFLMLGGKLLHMRCCAHILNLIVKDGLSIVKESIEKIRSSVLYWTATQKRTETFVSWCAKTAISFTRKLVLDCPTRWNSTYLMLETALLYKAVFPRLRQKEPQYKTVPSNEEWELAKEICDRLKLFYDVTQLFSGSKFPTANLYFTLVCKIKVSLDEWEISTNPLIANMASNMKKKFEKYWDEIHGIMGVAAVLDPRYKMVGVEFQFEKMYPDPTECSKQVDRIHQLCNELVNEYTQKMSSDVSHVSVGVGTKELNESGNASSFGGDDYMVYLKRRKMTRSSYVNVELDHYLEEEIHPPNDPNFNVLKCTSGRVISPHRAKLKQDIIEALMCGQSWLWAPLGSKGLNLDLQTFNDDEDVESDQE; from the exons ATGGCAGCAGTACCCGTACCCGCGGGTACCCGCCCCGCCCCTACCCGGTCGGGGCGG ctcttctcttctcctctccAAGACCATAGCGTCGCCGCCTTGGTTCAGATCAACCAGTGCTTGCCGTCGAACCTCCGCCAGTTCCGCGAATCGTTCAAGCCGCCTGTGCCTGTCGCTCCTCCTCCGCTCAGCTCGTCTAGTCGTCTCTGCCATCTTCGCAAGTCGCAACTCGTGGAATCATCTAATTCGTCTCAGCACCGCTCCTCCCTCTGCCACCTCCGCTACCTCCGGTCGACCCTCTCCTCCCGTGTTCGTCCTATCTTTGCTCCCTCCAGTCCTTGCATTCACAACCTTCGCCGCCGCTATCGCCGCCTACAACTCCGCCGTCTCCGCACACTTCCTGCTCCCGGAGTATTTCCCGGTTCTCAGGGCTTCTTCTCTGCGTTACGAGCTCACCGCACCCGCCCTGGCCCTCCTTCTTGTTTTCCGAACCGAGGCTTCATACGCAAGGTTGTTAG CAGGGATATTCCTTCTAGCACTCTGATCTCTCTTAGTATAATCAAAGctgttaaatttttaaatgtcAATCTGATCATGGAAGCACTTGATTTTGGGTTATTCAAGAATTATTATCAGCTTAAACTAAACTATAAG GTGTTTTCAAATTACTTCATGGCTAGTAATGCTAGAGAAGACACACAAAGCAACAGTGTTGCTCCAAATGATAATGAAGTTGAAGTTCAAAGTAATGCTAATCCAACTTCAGAAACTCCACAAGCAACGGATAATGTCTCAACTCCAGAAGGATCAACTCCTAATGAAGGTGACAATAAGACTCATGTTAAGAGTGCTTACTGGGAGTATTTTGATCGTTTGAAAGTTGAAGGAGAATGGAAGGCGAAATGCAAGTTTTGCAAGACTGTGCTTAGTGCAAATCCGAGGAATGGTACCAAGTCATTGCGGAACCATGTGGATCGATATTGCAAGAGAATAAAGGTGGCAAACTCTAGGCAATCATCAATTGTTGAATCATTGTCAAAACAATCACAAAAGCAAAAATTGAGTGAAGATGGTTTTGTGTTTGATCCTTCATTTACAAGAAAATGTGTTGCTGAAATGATTATTTTGCATGAGTATCCTATGAGTTGTGTGGACCACCATGGATTGAGGCGAGCTTTTGCTTCAATGCAACCAACTTTTAAAATGCCTAGTCAAAACACTATCAGAAAAGACATCTTGAAGATGTATGGGGACGAGAAGCAGAAGTTAACACTTCAACTAGATGAAAATGATAGTAGAGTTGCAATAACTACTGATATGTGGACTTCCAACCAAGAAAAAGGATACATGGTTGTCACAGCTCACTATATTGATACTTCGTGGAAGTTGCATATGCGCATATTGAG CTTTTGTTATGTTCCTTGTCCCCATACAAGTGAAGTTCTCACTGAAACGTTGATGAAAATATTGTTAGAATGGAACATTGATAGAAAATTGTCCACTATTACATTGGATAACTGTTCTACTAATGATGCTATGATAGATGGACTGTTGGGGCGTTTGGATTCTTCATTCTTGATGTTAGGGGGTAAATTATTACATATGCGTTGCTGTGCtcatattttgaatttgattgtgAAGGATGGCTTAAGTATTGTTAAGGAAAGTATAGAAAAGATTCGTAGTAGTGTATTGTATTGGACTGCAACACAGAAAAGGACCGAAACTTTTGTGAGTTGGTGTGCTAAAACAGCGATCTCATTTACTAGGAAATTAGTTCTTGATTGCCCAACTAGATGGAACTCAACTTATTTGATGTTAGAAACTGCTTTGTTGTATAAAGCTGTCTTTCCTAGGTTAAGGCAGAAGGAACCCCAATATAAAACTGTGCCAAGTAATGAGGAATGGGAACTTGCGAAGGAAATATGTGACAGATTGAAATTGTTTTATGATGTAACTCAACTGTTTTCTGGGTCTAAATTTCCGACTGctaatctttattttactttggTTTGTAAAATAAAAGTGTCATTGGATGAATGGGAAATTTCTACTAATCCGTTAATTGCTAATATGGCATCTAAcatgaagaagaaatttgaaaagTATTGGGATGAAATTCATGGCATTATGGGTGTTGCTGCTGTTTTAGACCCTAGGTACAAGATGGTTGGGGTTGAGTTTCAATTTGAAAAAATGTATCCAGATCCAACAGAATGCTCCAAGCAAGTTGATAGAATTCATCAGTTGTGTAATGAGTTGGTTAATGAATACACTCAAAAAATGAGTTCGGATGTGTCACATGTCAGTGTTGGTGTTGGTACAAAAGAACTTAATGAAAGTGGAAATGCAAGTTCATTTGGGGGTGATGATTACATGGTGTAtcttaaaagaagaaaaatgacaAGGAGTTCATATGTGAATGTTGAGCTTGATCATTATCTTGAGGAGGAAATTCATCCTCCAAATGATCCTAACTTTAATGTTTTGAAATG TACAAGTGGTCGTGTGATTTCTCCTCATCGTGCAAAGCTCAAACAAGACATAATTGAAGCTTTGATGTGTGGCCAAAGTTGGTTGTGGGCACCTTTGGGAAGTAAAG GTTTAAATCTTGATTTGCAAACTtttaatgatgatgaagatgttgaAAGTGATCAAGAATAA